One Polyodon spathula isolate WHYD16114869_AA unplaced genomic scaffold, ASM1765450v1 scaffolds_1411, whole genome shotgun sequence DNA window includes the following coding sequences:
- the dpp7 gene encoding dipeptidyl peptidase 2, translating into MNSLCHSLAVFLLAVFSLKRETAHGVDIPQLNKDTLIKVLEAAVRVRSPEEFNAADAGGFDPRFQQVPKKKKEKYQSGTAAHRAPEPKFEEKYFQQVLDHFNFNSHGDKTYQQRYLIQDQYWKKGYGPIFFYTGNEGDIWEFALNSGFVSELAVEHHALVVFAEHRYYGRSLPFGNSSFELPKIGLLTIEQALADYAVMITELKKQLGVPDCPVIVFGGSYGGMLSVYMRLKYPNIVTGALAASAPILSAAGLGDPKQFFHDVTADFESYSSDCASSVRNAFLQIEELAKRQEYQKIRDELSLCQAPSSNKDIHQLYGFLRNAFTLMAMLDYPYSVSFIQELPANPVKVACETMLNKTDLVKALRDTVGK; encoded by the exons atgaATAGCCTTTGCCACAGTCTCGCTGTATTTTTGCTGGCGGTATTTAGTTTGAAACGAGAGACGGCGCATGGAGTTGATATTCCTCAATTGAATAAGGACACGTTAATAAAGGTTTTGGAAGCGGCTGTACGTGTGCGCTCCCCAGAAGAGTTCAACGCTGCTGATGCTGGGGGGTTCGACCCTCGTTTTCAACAGGTGCCAAAAAAG AAAAAGGAAAAGTACCAGAGTGGCACGGCTGCTCACCGAGCTCCTGAGCCCAAATTTGAAGAGAAATATTTTCAGCAAGTGCTGGaccattttaattttaacagtCATGGCGATAAGACTTATCAACAGCGCTACTTAATACAAG atCAGTACTGGAAGAAGGGTTACGGACcaatatttttttacactggCAATGAGGGGGACATTTGGGAGTTTGCTCTTAACTCCGGATTCGTTTCCGAGTTGGCTGTGGAGCATCATGCGCTGGTCGTTTTTGCTGAGCAT AGGTATTATGGCAGATCGCTTCCTTTTGGTAATTCATCTTTTGAGCTTCCTAAAATTGGACTGCTGACGATTGAACAAGCCTTGGCGGATTATGCAGTCATGATTACAGAGCTGAAGAAGCAGCTTGGTGTCCCGGATTGCCCTGTGATTGTCTTTGGTGGCAG TTATGGAGGGATGTTGAGTGTTTATATGAGACTAAAATATCCCAATATAGTAACTGGAGCTCTTGCTGCCAGCGCCCCTATCCTCTCTGCTGCCGGGCTGGGAGACCCCAAGCAGTTTTTCCATGATGTcactgca gATTTTGAAAGTTACAGCTCCGATTGTGCCAGTTCAGTGAGGAATGCATTTCTGCAGATTGAAGAATTAGCTAAGCGTCAAG AGTACCAGAAGATTAGAGATGAATTGTCACTCTGTCAGGCACCCTCTTCCAATAAGGATATTCACCAGCTGTACGGGTTTCTGAGAAATGCCTTCACTTTAATGGCAATGCTCGACTATCCGTACTCTGTGTCATTCATCCAGGAACTTCCTGCTAACCCAGTCAAG GTTGCCTGTGAAACTATGCTTAATAAAACTGACCTTGTAAAAGCACTGCGAGATACAGTAggtaagtaa